One window from the genome of bacterium encodes:
- a CDS encoding glycosyltransferase family 4 protein: MKILIATGIYPPHIGGPAHYAQELKNSFEKLGNTVRVATYGIERKIPVGLRHVVYFLRASFSLCGVECIIALDTLSTGVPAVWAARITGKKIIVRTGGDFLWESYVERTGEKIPLSEFYRLKRNLSLKEKIIFRLTKNLLHNANAIVFSTEWQRDIFAEGYGLDKQKTFIVENFYGKKIKNTIPAEKKFLWAGRTIILKNTDTLNAAFDKAKEKVADISLELLTNISHDALMERIRKCYALVVPSISDISPNLVLEGIMFGKPFILTQHTGLQKRLAGCGIFIDPLNALELAEQFVYLADQNHYNGYVEHITRFSYTHSYDEIARELLGIYKTI, from the coding sequence ATGAAAATCCTTATTGCCACGGGCATATATCCTCCCCATATTGGTGGGCCAGCGCATTATGCGCAAGAGCTAAAAAACTCATTTGAAAAACTTGGCAATACCGTGCGTGTTGCTACTTATGGAATTGAAAGAAAGATTCCTGTAGGTCTGCGCCACGTTGTGTATTTTTTGCGTGCCAGCTTTTCTCTTTGTGGCGTTGAATGCATTATCGCACTTGATACATTAAGCACAGGTGTTCCAGCAGTTTGGGCGGCACGTATCACGGGCAAAAAAATCATTGTGCGCACCGGAGGGGATTTTCTCTGGGAGTCATATGTTGAGCGAACGGGAGAAAAGATACCACTTTCCGAATTTTATAGATTGAAGCGGAATCTTTCGCTGAAAGAAAAAATAATCTTCCGCCTTACTAAAAATTTACTCCATAACGCGAATGCAATTGTGTTTAGCACTGAATGGCAAAGAGATATTTTTGCGGAAGGGTATGGTCTCGACAAACAGAAAACCTTTATTGTTGAAAATTTCTATGGAAAAAAGATAAAAAACACCATTCCTGCTGAAAAAAAATTCTTATGGGCAGGAAGAACTATTATATTAAAGAATACCGACACACTTAACGCTGCCTTCGATAAAGCAAAAGAAAAAGTTGCCGACATTAGCCTTGAACTTCTTACTAATATTTCCCACGATGCTCTCATGGAAAGAATAAGAAAGTGTTACGCACTTGTGGTTCCGTCGATTTCTGATATAAGTCCGAATCTTGTACTTGAAGGAATCATGTTCGGGAAGCCGTTCATTCTTACACAACATACCGGTCTTCAAAAAAGGCTTGCGGGGTGCGGTATTTTTATTGATCCGCTCAATGCATTAGAACTTGCGGAGCAATTTGTGTACCTTGCCGACCAAAACCATTATAATGGGTATGTCGAACACATCACGCGTTTTTCATACACTCATTCATACGACGAAATTGCCCGGGAACTATTGGGAATTTACAAAACTATATGA
- a CDS encoding glycosyltransferase has protein sequence MKVISIGSDRNLFMEGTEVRERMVKYGRLTEELHVVVFSQRSANLTPQQISENTWIYPTNSLDRWFYVWSAVSIGKKLLSAHSTSASLWLVTAQDPFESGYAGYKIAKRFKLGLQLQIHTDFLNPHFVHESKLNKIRVKLATFLIPKANCIRVVSNTIKNLILKRFPRVNPKAITVLPVFVDLGKIKITDPLLNLHEKYPQFDFIILMVARLEHEKNIPLAIQALKNILPRHPKTGLVIVGEGSEKIRLKKLALSEKMLENSIVFEGWRQNLPSYYKTADMLLVTSNYEGFGRMFVEAASVGCPIVTTDVGIARELILDDESSFICSVGNESCITQNIARLIEHESVRRVYALKLEARAGNIVTTDEQSYLDRYKASWEYCLNTP, from the coding sequence ATGAAAGTTATCAGTATCGGCAGTGATAGAAATCTTTTTATGGAAGGTACGGAAGTGCGCGAGCGTATGGTGAAGTATGGTCGCCTTACCGAAGAACTTCATGTGGTTGTTTTTTCTCAACGTTCGGCGAATCTTACCCCACAACAGATATCAGAGAACACCTGGATTTATCCGACAAACTCCCTTGACAGATGGTTCTATGTCTGGAGCGCGGTTTCTATCGGAAAGAAATTACTTTCTGCGCATTCGACGAGCGCTTCACTGTGGTTGGTCACTGCGCAAGACCCGTTTGAGTCAGGATACGCGGGTTACAAAATCGCCAAACGTTTTAAACTCGGTCTTCAACTTCAGATACATACCGACTTCTTAAACCCCCATTTTGTCCATGAGTCAAAACTCAATAAAATACGTGTAAAACTTGCAACATTTCTTATCCCAAAAGCAAATTGTATCCGCGTTGTATCAAATACGATTAAAAATCTCATTCTCAAACGATTTCCTCGTGTGAACCCTAAGGCCATAACCGTTCTTCCTGTTTTTGTCGATCTCGGAAAAATAAAAATTACTGATCCATTACTCAATCTTCACGAGAAATACCCCCAGTTTGATTTCATTATACTTATGGTCGCACGCCTTGAACACGAGAAAAACATTCCTCTGGCTATACAAGCACTCAAAAATATTTTGCCGCGTCACCCCAAAACAGGGCTTGTAATTGTGGGGGAGGGAAGTGAAAAAATACGTCTGAAAAAATTAGCTCTTAGTGAAAAGATGCTCGAGAATAGTATAGTTTTTGAAGGATGGCGACAAAATCTCCCTTCATATTATAAAACCGCCGATATGCTTCTTGTCACCTCAAATTATGAGGGGTTTGGTAGAATGTTCGTTGAAGCGGCGTCAGTCGGTTGCCCCATTGTCACCACGGATGTTGGAATTGCACGGGAGCTTATTCTTGACGACGAGAGTTCCTTCATTTGTTCTGTTGGAAACGAATCATGTATTACACAAAACATTGCACGGCTCATCGAACACGAGAGTGTAAGGAGGGTATACGCGCTTAAACTTGAGGCACGCGCAGGGAATATTGTCACGACCGATGAGCAGTCATATCTTGACCGCTACAAGGCATCGTGGGAGTATTGTCTCAACACGCCATGA
- a CDS encoding glycosyltransferase family 4 protein, producing the protein MKLLIITQKVDKNDPILGFFHRWIIEFAKHADHISVICLEQGEYDLPKNVTVYSLGKELSADLRGLARGLARTKYLIQFYRHIWSLRNNYDTVFVHMNQEYVLLGAPLWKLLRKKITMWRNHHFGTIFTRIAVFCSDVVFCTSKYSFTAQFKKTVFMPVGIDTDYFHRDKSIERKNKSVLFLARMSPVKKPQLVMESLHRLNETGTDFTADFYGDSLSKDAPYLASLKEKVKEYALGDCVAFKNSIPNHETPHVYARHDIFINASPSGMYDKTIFEAMACESLVLTSNLNLKGQVDDMFIFKENNDEDLSRKLKSLLELDIEVKEKYGTILRTHVIDQQSLTLLARTLFKHLTL; encoded by the coding sequence ATGAAGTTACTGATTATTACGCAAAAAGTAGACAAAAATGACCCAATCCTGGGATTTTTTCATCGCTGGATTATTGAATTTGCAAAGCATGCAGATCATATTTCTGTGATATGCCTTGAACAAGGAGAGTACGATCTGCCTAAAAATGTAACCGTATATTCACTCGGTAAAGAACTCAGCGCGGACTTGCGCGGACTAGCACGCGGACTTGCGCGGACAAAATACCTAATTCAGTTTTATCGCCACATTTGGTCTTTGCGAAATAATTATGACACCGTGTTCGTGCACATGAATCAGGAATACGTACTTCTCGGAGCGCCTCTGTGGAAATTATTGAGAAAAAAAATAACCATGTGGCGCAATCACCATTTTGGCACTATATTCACCCGTATCGCAGTTTTTTGTTCCGATGTAGTATTTTGCACATCAAAATATTCTTTCACCGCACAGTTCAAAAAAACAGTTTTTATGCCAGTGGGAATTGATACGGATTATTTCCATCGTGACAAGAGTATTGAACGGAAGAATAAATCAGTTCTCTTTTTGGCACGCATGTCGCCGGTAAAGAAGCCTCAGCTTGTTATGGAATCCCTGCATCGCTTAAACGAGACAGGGACTGATTTTACCGCTGATTTCTATGGCGATTCTTTATCAAAAGATGCTCCGTATCTCGCATCCTTAAAAGAGAAGGTCAAAGAATATGCTTTAGGTGATTGTGTGGCGTTTAAAAATAGTATCCCCAATCACGAAACGCCGCATGTTTATGCTCGGCACGATATTTTTATCAATGCGAGTCCGAGTGGCATGTATGACAAAACGATCTTCGAGGCGATGGCGTGTGAAAGTCTGGTGCTCACCTCGAACCTCAACCTTAAGGGTCAAGTAGACGATATGTTTATTTTCAAGGAAAATAACGACGAGGATCTTTCAAGGAAATTGAAATCTCTATTGGAGCTTGATATTGAAGTAAAAGAAAAATATGGCACGATTTTGAGAACACATGTGATCGATCAACAAAGCCTGACGTTACTTGCACGCACGCTCTTTAAACATCTTACACTATGA
- a CDS encoding methyltransferase domain-containing protein: MTPWRKLSYEKLSTVSIDGAILDLGGSRNADYHTLIHGKHTFTTVNLDKTNGCDIYADLEQVFPVKSDAYNAVVCMNILEHIFNYRQFLSEAHRTLCKGGTFIMLVPFLIQIHPSPHDYFRFSGEALERILKEVGFKDIIVESLGYGSMSAGNQLRYNLQKFAIIRISNAFLSKWADRFIGLIDQKKFYGKERYPLGYFVTAKK; encoded by the coding sequence ATGACACCATGGAGAAAACTTTCATACGAAAAATTGTCCACTGTATCAATCGATGGTGCTATTCTTGATCTTGGTGGATCGCGTAATGCCGATTATCATACGCTCATCCACGGGAAACACACATTCACTACCGTGAATCTGGATAAAACGAACGGGTGTGATATTTATGCCGATCTTGAGCAAGTATTCCCGGTAAAAAGCGACGCATATAACGCGGTCGTGTGTATGAATATTCTTGAACATATTTTCAATTACCGGCAGTTTTTAAGCGAAGCACACCGCACGCTTTGCAAGGGCGGAACATTCATAATGCTCGTCCCTTTTTTGATACAGATCCATCCTTCGCCGCACGATTATTTTCGTTTTTCAGGAGAAGCCCTGGAGCGCATTCTAAAGGAAGTTGGCTTTAAAGACATTATTGTCGAGTCTCTTGGTTACGGAAGTATGAGCGCCGGGAATCAGCTTAGGTACAATCTTCAGAAATTCGCGATCATACGAATATCGAATGCTTTTTTGAGCAAGTGGGCAGATCGTTTCATTGGTTTGATCGATCAAAAGAAATTTTACGGGAAAGAACGATACCCGCTCGGCTATTTTGTTACGGCAAAAAAATAG
- a CDS encoding glycosyltransferase family 4 protein yields MRFCYIQTKNNYAPDKHLIDGLRENGHTVIELIEENLGIKKYMRLGAKFLKNKGSYDAVIVGYTLPHFVPLIRFLTLKKLIFNAVASQYEASVISRNNQNPWSLRAVKSWLIDFFSFHLSSKILLESSAQVNFVHDLFVVPRKKLVRSWIGVDEKVFFRDPSIKKHPKFTVLFRGKFLPESGIDTIIRVAKLLENKDVHFFVIGHGFLYKMVNSLVDELKPRNLSITQEILPNDELREKMLSCHISLGQLADHPRLSRTLPFKLYESLALGLPYLTGKNPAILELLKDGENCITVEPGNPTKLAEKILFLKNNPAMLAKIGETGYKLYKEKLTSKKLAHEFIESCF; encoded by the coding sequence ATGAGATTTTGCTATATACAAACCAAAAACAATTATGCCCCGGACAAACACCTTATCGATGGGCTTCGGGAAAACGGGCATACGGTCATTGAGCTTATTGAAGAGAATCTCGGAATAAAAAAATACATGCGACTAGGAGCAAAGTTCCTTAAAAACAAAGGCTCCTATGATGCGGTGATCGTGGGATACACATTACCGCACTTCGTTCCACTCATAAGATTTCTCACTCTCAAAAAACTTATTTTCAATGCAGTCGCATCCCAATATGAAGCGAGCGTTATCTCTCGGAACAATCAAAATCCATGGTCATTGAGAGCGGTGAAATCGTGGCTCATTGATTTTTTTTCTTTCCACCTATCGTCAAAAATACTTCTTGAGAGTAGCGCACAGGTCAATTTCGTACACGATCTTTTTGTCGTCCCGAGAAAAAAGTTGGTTAGGTCTTGGATAGGCGTTGATGAAAAAGTATTTTTCCGCGATCCATCGATAAAAAAACATCCGAAATTTACCGTGCTTTTTCGCGGAAAGTTTTTGCCAGAGTCGGGTATTGATACCATCATCAGAGTAGCGAAACTTCTTGAGAATAAAGATGTGCATTTTTTCGTTATCGGCCATGGGTTTCTCTATAAGATGGTAAATAGCCTTGTTGACGAACTTAAACCAAGGAATCTAAGTATCACCCAGGAGATACTCCCTAATGACGAACTCAGGGAAAAGATGCTTTCCTGCCATATAAGCCTAGGCCAACTCGCCGACCATCCACGGCTTTCTCGCACACTGCCATTTAAACTCTACGAAAGCTTAGCGCTTGGTCTCCCTTATTTGACCGGCAAAAACCCCGCGATTCTTGAACTCCTCAAAGATGGCGAGAATTGTATTACTGTAGAGCCCGGCAACCCTACAAAGCTTGCGGAAAAGATTCTCTTTCTTAAAAATAATCCGGCGATGTTGGCAAAAATTGGAGAAACGGGATACAAGCTCTATAAAGAAAAACTTACCTCAAAAAAATTGGCTCATGAGTTTATTGAATCTTGTTTCTAG
- a CDS encoding glycosyltransferase family 4 protein, which produces MKTLFLIFHGRFPSEKAASLFTAKSSEAFADEGYMVTLLVPRRLGVDHSDPYGFYGIRKNFRIVYLPTLDLFGIPVLSRVAFYVSMTVFSFATLIYILMRSDRSSIIYSNEHLPLLLTSLVRKNTFYEIHDMPERNRSFYALLLRCIKGAIVTNHWKLEHIAKVFNISRTKLLYEPNAVEIAQFDIVTIKEEARAKLGIKSQTPIALYTGHLYGWKGVDTLARAAGILSGRAEVYVVGGTREDVVRFKKSFGHILNLHIVGHRPHSEISLWQKAADVVVLPNTARENISKYYTSPMKLFEYMASKRPIVATDIPSVREILDTTNAIIVPPDNPEAMARGIITAFENQSLVSRITDTAYRFVELHTWNKRAGRVLNFVEKRN; this is translated from the coding sequence ATGAAAACACTTTTTCTTATATTCCACGGTCGGTTCCCCAGCGAAAAAGCTGCTTCTTTGTTTACTGCGAAAAGCAGTGAGGCTTTTGCGGATGAGGGGTATATGGTGACGCTCTTAGTGCCGCGTCGCCTGGGGGTGGATCATAGCGATCCCTACGGCTTTTACGGTATTCGTAAAAACTTTCGTATCGTCTATCTCCCGACACTCGATCTTTTTGGAATCCCGGTTCTTTCACGCGTCGCCTTCTACGTGAGTATGACAGTCTTTTCATTCGCGACATTGATATACATCCTCATGCGAAGCGATCGCTCAAGCATTATTTACTCCAATGAGCACTTGCCACTCCTTCTTACGTCACTCGTGAGGAAGAATACTTTTTATGAGATTCACGATATGCCGGAGAGAAACCGTTCTTTCTATGCGTTACTCTTGCGTTGCATCAAGGGTGCGATTGTTACAAACCACTGGAAGCTTGAACATATCGCAAAAGTATTTAATATATCCCGCACGAAGCTTCTCTACGAACCTAATGCAGTCGAGATAGCTCAATTTGATATTGTCACCATAAAAGAAGAAGCCCGTGCAAAACTTGGTATTAAGTCTCAAACACCCATAGCCCTCTATACGGGGCATCTCTATGGCTGGAAAGGTGTTGACACCCTCGCGCGTGCAGCGGGGATTTTAAGTGGTCGTGCAGAAGTGTATGTCGTAGGAGGGACTCGTGAAGATGTCGTACGGTTTAAGAAATCGTTCGGACACATTTTGAATCTTCATATCGTGGGGCATCGTCCACATAGTGAAATTTCTCTATGGCAGAAAGCGGCGGATGTTGTTGTGCTTCCGAACACAGCACGGGAAAATATTTCAAAGTATTATACTTCACCCATGAAGCTTTTTGAATATATGGCAAGCAAGCGGCCCATTGTCGCGACCGATATTCCTTCGGTAAGAGAGATACTTGATACCACTAATGCAATCATCGTTCCCCCTGATAATCCTGAAGCAATGGCGCGTGGCATTATTACTGCGTTTGAGAATCAGAGCTTGGTAAGCAGGATCACCGATACCGCATATCGTTTTGTAGAACTTCATACGTGGAACAAGCGAGCGGGGAGGGTTTTAAATTTTGTAGAAAAAAGAAACTAG
- a CDS encoding FkbM family methyltransferase, with the protein MSGYVARSKARLIDLMLFFGFFQRIIGMRWVSRWKKNYTLAEQELSILPQILKNGSTVFDIGANRGELSFFFAINCDAKKVFSFEPQHRMFGILQGVAESIKNITPVNIALSDFMEEKILRIPVKTTGRYTPAASFEELHEKNLKEENVRAETLDGFVAKNNITRLDFIKCDTEGHELAVLRGAEKTLATLRPILYIEIKDANKKFVFDLLENKDYLPYQLNNEISCLTPVTEMQTSRSENYFFFPAEKKKQIMRIFNRE; encoded by the coding sequence ATGAGCGGCTATGTGGCACGATCAAAAGCACGGTTGATTGACCTAATGTTATTCTTTGGGTTTTTCCAAAGGATCATAGGAATGAGATGGGTTTCTCGGTGGAAAAAAAATTATACGCTTGCGGAACAAGAGCTCTCTATTCTCCCCCAGATACTCAAGAATGGTTCGACTGTTTTTGACATCGGAGCTAATCGTGGCGAGCTTAGTTTCTTTTTTGCCATCAATTGCGATGCTAAAAAAGTATTTTCTTTCGAGCCACAGCATAGGATGTTTGGGATACTCCAAGGTGTCGCAGAAAGCATAAAAAATATAACGCCCGTCAATATCGCTCTTTCTGATTTCATGGAAGAAAAAATATTGCGAATCCCTGTCAAAACTACCGGCAGATACACTCCTGCGGCATCATTCGAAGAGCTCCATGAAAAAAATCTCAAAGAAGAAAATGTGCGCGCCGAAACGCTTGATGGTTTTGTTGCAAAAAATAACATCACTAGGCTGGATTTCATAAAATGCGATACCGAGGGTCACGAACTTGCGGTATTGAGAGGGGCAGAAAAAACACTTGCGACATTAAGGCCGATATTATACATTGAAATAAAAGACGCAAATAAAAAGTTTGTTTTCGATCTACTTGAAAACAAAGACTACCTTCCCTACCAGTTGAACAACGAGATCTCTTGTCTTACTCCAGTGACCGAAATGCAAACGAGTCGATCAGAAAATTATTTTTTCTTTCCCGCCGAAAAGAAAAAACAGATAATGAGAATATTTAATCGAGAATGA
- a CDS encoding class I SAM-dependent methyltransferase, producing the protein MTLRTTLKQISIFKWAIMFLRSLKRKHGITTTIKEFVGFSKDWHEYQKLPKNLSFTLATGDIYPRLFDRTAITGIDPVYFYQDTWCAKKIFENKPAHHCDVGSKADLVGTISQFVPTTMVDIRPLEVSLPELSFVKGSILALPFKDGEVASLSSICVIEHIGLGRYGDPLDSFGSEKAAKELTRVLAPGGSLYISVPVDNKNKVYFNAHRAFTRDYLLKIFSSLVLLEEKYIYGYKISNTYNPARGFGTGLYYFKKEKI; encoded by the coding sequence ATGACCTTACGCACAACCCTTAAACAAATATCCATATTCAAATGGGCGATTATGTTTTTACGTTCCCTTAAAAGGAAACACGGCATCACGACAACCATCAAAGAATTCGTTGGATTCTCCAAAGATTGGCATGAGTACCAGAAGCTCCCTAAAAACCTATCATTCACCCTTGCAACGGGCGACATATATCCTCGCCTCTTTGATAGAACGGCTATAACAGGGATCGATCCGGTTTATTTTTATCAAGATACATGGTGCGCAAAAAAGATTTTTGAAAATAAACCTGCGCATCATTGCGACGTTGGCTCAAAAGCCGATCTTGTTGGCACGATCTCTCAATTCGTGCCAACCACTATGGTTGATATTCGTCCGCTTGAAGTTTCCCTACCAGAACTTTCATTTGTGAAAGGGAGCATCCTTGCACTTCCCTTTAAAGATGGCGAGGTCGCGTCTTTGAGTTCGATTTGTGTCATCGAACATATCGGCCTCGGACGCTATGGCGACCCCCTTGATTCCTTTGGCTCTGAAAAAGCAGCTAAAGAACTTACGCGTGTTCTTGCGCCAGGCGGCTCGCTCTATATTTCCGTTCCTGTCGACAATAAGAATAAGGTGTACTTCAACGCCCACCGCGCTTTCACACGCGATTACCTTCTAAAAATATTTTCTTCACTTGTACTTTTAGAAGAAAAATATATCTATGGGTATAAAATTTCAAACACCTATAATCCTGCTCGGGGTTTTGGTACCGGACTCTATTATTTTAAAAAAGAAAAGATATGA
- a CDS encoding glycosyltransferase: MKFSIVTPVYNGEKYIAETIESVLSQKGDFEIEYIIADGASTDKTIEVIKSYASRVNMGQYPIYCKKVTLQWFSEKDRGMYDAIEKGFARATGDVMAYINADDKYFPEAFATVAGILVQYPDIEWVKGINTTSNERGDIIAQGSCFLYRQDWLQKGIYGRNAYFVQQDSVFWRRSLWKRARLHISSLRLAGDYALWTAFALHTPLWSFNKRVSVFRERAGQLSGTMEESYRQEQEAIAPHNFFIEKKVMSFFLLQRFLKLNQKNIITRTMFFILFPFCKQQWYIDFDTRGNPIKKKALSYIV, encoded by the coding sequence ATGAAATTTTCTATCGTCACTCCGGTCTATAACGGAGAAAAATACATTGCCGAAACCATTGAAAGCGTCCTCTCGCAAAAAGGGGATTTTGAGATTGAATATATTATTGCTGATGGCGCTTCGACAGACAAAACAATTGAAGTCATAAAATCTTATGCGTCTCGCGTAAACATGGGACAATATCCCATCTATTGTAAAAAAGTAACGCTTCAATGGTTCTCCGAAAAAGACCGCGGTATGTATGACGCAATAGAAAAAGGATTCGCACGAGCCACAGGTGATGTGATGGCGTACATCAACGCGGATGACAAATATTTTCCGGAGGCATTCGCCACAGTCGCAGGAATTCTTGTTCAATATCCCGACATAGAATGGGTCAAGGGTATCAACACTACCTCCAACGAAAGGGGTGATATCATTGCGCAAGGGTCTTGTTTTCTGTATCGACAAGATTGGCTTCAGAAAGGCATTTACGGTCGCAACGCATATTTTGTACAACAAGACAGCGTATTCTGGAGACGGTCGCTTTGGAAAAGGGCCCGTCTGCACATCTCGTCATTGCGCCTTGCAGGAGACTATGCACTTTGGACCGCCTTCGCTTTGCACACACCTCTTTGGTCATTTAATAAACGCGTGAGTGTCTTTAGGGAACGAGCTGGGCAATTAAGTGGCACAATGGAAGAATCCTACCGACAGGAACAGGAAGCCATAGCGCCGCACAATTTTTTTATCGAAAAAAAAGTTATGTCGTTCTTCTTATTGCAACGCTTTTTAAAATTAAACCAAAAAAATATCATTACAAGAACCATGTTTTTCATCCTCTTTCCTTTCTGTAAACAACAATGGTATATTGACTTCGACACTCGCGGAAACCCCATAAAAAAGAAGGCACTATCTTATATTGTATGA